From Amphritea atlantica, a single genomic window includes:
- a CDS encoding response regulator: MTPPTEPSHILIVEDDFASRSLLVSYFENEGYRVSETDHGESLVQKVLDERIDLVLLDINLPGKDGLTLTRELRAHSKVGIILVTSKGDEIDRIVGLELGADDYVTKPFAPRELLVRAKNLIWRVTDQSGKPETEVTHLIQFEGWILDCSKRLLESPEAAAERLPEGEFKLLNALISRRGQVLSRDQLMDAIHDREWTPNDRSVDVLIGRLRRKLNDNPLDPHFILTAHGAGYMFAGEIG, encoded by the coding sequence ATGACACCTCCCACTGAACCGTCACATATCCTAATAGTAGAAGACGATTTTGCCTCCCGCTCCCTGCTGGTCAGTTACTTTGAAAACGAAGGCTACCGGGTGAGTGAGACCGATCATGGCGAAAGCCTGGTGCAGAAAGTGCTCGATGAGAGAATCGATCTGGTGCTGCTGGATATCAATCTGCCCGGCAAAGACGGACTCACGCTGACACGTGAACTCAGAGCTCACTCCAAGGTCGGTATTATCCTCGTCACCAGCAAAGGCGATGAGATCGACCGTATTGTCGGGCTTGAACTGGGTGCCGATGACTATGTCACCAAACCCTTTGCCCCCCGTGAACTTCTGGTGCGGGCTAAGAACCTGATCTGGCGGGTCACCGATCAGTCTGGCAAACCGGAGACAGAAGTAACACACCTGATACAGTTTGAGGGCTGGATTCTGGATTGCAGCAAACGCTTACTGGAAAGTCCTGAAGCTGCCGCTGAACGTCTGCCAGAAGGCGAATTCAAGCTATTAAACGCACTAATCAGTCGTCGTGGACAGGTACTCAGCAGGGACCAGTTGATGGATGCCATTCACGATCGGGAGTGGACCCCCAATGACCGCTCTGTCGATGTGCTGATCGGGCGTCTGCGACGCAAACTTAATGATAACCCACTTGATCCACACTTTATCCTTACCGCCCACGGTGCAGGCTATATGTTCGCCGGGGAGATAGGCTAA
- a CDS encoding AAA family ATPase: protein MYHLPGFTIQTIIHRGKHCTVSRALRDNDLQPVIIKQLNKSSSTPEDIGRFDHEFELLSSLQVDGIVPPLIQTSINNLSTLVFPDRGGTSLRQMMLKKQYSWEQILPMAIALCDLLGRLHSERVIHKKLSPDNILWLPENGEVQLIDFAIATRLTREQASWNSQQLSVDDLRYMAPEQTGRINRHIDFRSDFYSLGVTLYELLCGRPPFTGKDRLQLIHNHIAKHPQAPHKVKPEIPEMISRIILKLMAKDASERYQSSFGISQDLKRCLALWTQQQSIPLFSLARKDISGHFSIPQRLYGRAATIQKLRNSFDQANLRRQELILITGYAGVGKSSLVHELRHYIHEQNGRFISGKFDQFRRTRPYSGIFLALQGLIRQLLTENEQEITVYRDEILTALGQNAHALIRLVPELELIIGPQENKPRFSILEEQNRFSRLVKSLLSVFATAKNPLLLFLDDLHWGDLASFNLITSLCEEGDMSNLLIVGSYRDQEVGPTHPLTQAISKIKQGSCNISEILLEPLNKSQIIRLIADTLRTEPQHCTELAQICLEKTQGNPFFLIQLLYSLHDEGLIRFQSNRWQWDEQKIQSREMSDNVIDLMVSKIQKLSHASQKALQMAACIGSPFDLNTLAVVLEQSPHSTTENLMDAMREGLLIPLDINYSSHSGLRFERHRYRFVHDRIQQAAYSLIPESQRQHLHLQIGRLLQQRFPDQNSRLVFEITNHLNSARNLIESTAELTELASLNCQSGTQALDSAAFDAAQEYFQTGIELLPENSWQQHYELTLTLYKSGAEAAYIRSQYEQMNTLIDEVIRNSENELDRVKVFEIRIQSHIARNQFDQAMKVALQVLKLLGVELPSKPSKRHIWQGVLRTQWLLQRRNREQIINASPMQDPRDLAALSILASMFGAVKFSSSALRPLVMAKEVELTLTRGMTAHSPMAFAGYGGILCGKYSAIEQGYQLGSIAIEIDQQQPDRLLHHRTMSLFDSYIRHWKEPLQNSLSSLMEGHQQALNCGDIEWGSYSLAAWIQYAFTQTENFAEIQPTLENYTNSLLQYGQKPSIQYSLQALQAIDNLLGKNEDPTQLFGRFFNQTMLKEHHHEDHRTAIATYHHYCSLLCFIFEDYQQANWHCETGAPYLPHIVGTYSSPCFEYMTALSRLALLSDISILQQSHKLKRPRNTLRKAKRLAGHCPENHQHFASLLQAELYRATGQYHKAMDYYDAAISSAQRNHFYLMAALATEMAGRCYLEWDKQNIASTYLNDAWNAYKRLQVKPKLQQLQNRYPELFASRSISNNEKNLALTNADDGETFSNQQLDTISVIRSSQAISDEIVLEKLLGRLMALALESAGAQRAILILKERDEYYIEAETELDQPPRFFKGLTLDDCTTLPASIVHYAARTKEIVVLSDAHTHEMFMQDSYLRQYKPRSLLCMPILYHGELTALLYLENNESRNVFDPSRMETLQILSAQAAISIENAKLYSSLEQSEQEFRSLFENTVEAIFRASAQGHFISANPALAELLGYSNPQEFLHTITDIGSQCFANSIDLHSFLNQLSADNRVLGFETEWLRRDGTPVNVSISARRELDEQGNVVYYEGSLTNITERKAKEQAQLNLQKSEAASQAKSEFLATISHEIRTPMNGILGMAQLLNKGNLLPDQREQVEAIYQSGQNLLSILNDVLDFTKAEAGQVELHNAPFSVRQVLNELELMLRPMTLEERLSLELAISDSLPDRVFGDRRSLVQVLMNLCANAIKFTQQGYIKILVNARQSDQTAEIRFTVEDSGIGIPEESHHRIFQHFSQADSSITRRYGGTGLGLAISKKMVELQQGEIGFSSIAGHGSQFWFSIPYALATTEQETKILSQPAIQAPEPLHILLVEDTVINQQVAKGLLESDGHRVEIAENGYTALQKHDQHDYDLVLMDIHLPDMDGMETTRRIRQHHMPEKANVRVIALTASITEAEINNYHAAGIDAVIGKPLQYTELQRLLTQQPSALKNTELNPSVHSPSDTVMTILDEHLVSQHCSMLGREKFIRLLDQLEQQCRQLTEKMQQAYEAEDVKAMQSFAHQLAGAAANFGLRALAVRSKAIEMDEEVITPATCDELQSLVTSGLEALRQFSQQSETSE from the coding sequence ATGTATCATCTTCCCGGCTTTACGATCCAGACGATTATTCACCGGGGCAAACACTGCACGGTTAGCCGGGCGCTGAGGGATAATGATCTTCAACCGGTCATCATCAAACAGCTTAACAAAAGCTCATCAACTCCCGAAGATATCGGCCGCTTTGACCATGAGTTTGAGTTGCTCAGCAGCCTCCAGGTTGATGGTATTGTCCCGCCGTTGATTCAGACCAGCATTAACAATCTCTCGACGCTGGTATTCCCGGACCGGGGAGGCACATCCCTGAGACAGATGATGCTGAAAAAGCAGTATTCCTGGGAACAGATATTGCCTATGGCGATCGCGCTTTGCGATCTGCTGGGACGCCTTCACAGCGAACGGGTGATACATAAAAAACTCTCGCCGGATAATATTCTCTGGTTACCGGAGAACGGAGAGGTACAGCTGATCGATTTTGCCATTGCCACCCGACTGACCCGGGAACAGGCCAGCTGGAACTCACAACAACTCTCCGTTGATGACCTGCGCTATATGGCACCGGAACAAACCGGGCGGATCAACCGGCATATCGATTTTCGCAGTGACTTTTACAGCCTGGGTGTCACCCTCTATGAATTACTCTGCGGCCGTCCTCCCTTTACGGGCAAAGATCGTCTGCAACTGATCCACAACCATATTGCCAAACACCCCCAGGCGCCCCATAAAGTCAAACCGGAAATACCGGAGATGATCAGCCGGATTATCCTGAAACTGATGGCAAAAGATGCCTCGGAGCGGTATCAGTCAAGCTTCGGTATCTCTCAGGATCTGAAACGCTGTCTGGCGCTTTGGACTCAGCAACAGAGTATCCCGCTGTTCAGTCTTGCCCGTAAAGATATCTCTGGACACTTCTCCATCCCTCAACGTCTCTATGGACGTGCGGCAACCATTCAGAAACTGCGTAACAGTTTCGACCAGGCGAATCTGCGGCGTCAGGAGCTTATTCTGATTACCGGGTACGCCGGCGTGGGAAAGTCGAGTCTGGTTCACGAGCTGCGCCACTATATCCATGAGCAGAACGGCCGGTTTATCAGCGGCAAGTTTGATCAGTTCCGCCGCACCCGTCCCTACTCCGGTATTTTTCTCGCACTACAAGGCCTGATCCGGCAGCTGTTAACCGAGAACGAACAGGAGATTACGGTCTACCGGGATGAAATCCTGACTGCGCTGGGACAGAATGCCCATGCGCTGATCCGCCTGGTTCCGGAACTGGAACTGATTATCGGCCCCCAGGAAAATAAGCCCCGCTTCTCTATCCTGGAAGAACAGAACCGCTTTTCCCGACTGGTCAAATCACTGCTCAGTGTATTTGCAACCGCAAAAAACCCGCTGCTGCTGTTTCTCGATGATCTTCACTGGGGGGATCTGGCGTCATTCAACCTGATCACCTCACTGTGTGAAGAGGGTGATATGTCAAACCTTCTGATTGTCGGCAGCTACCGGGACCAGGAGGTCGGCCCTACTCATCCGCTGACACAGGCTATCAGTAAGATAAAACAGGGCAGCTGTAACATCAGTGAGATTCTCCTTGAGCCGTTAAATAAGTCTCAGATTATCAGACTAATTGCAGATACTCTGAGAACCGAACCGCAGCACTGTACCGAGCTGGCTCAGATCTGTCTGGAGAAGACCCAGGGCAACCCGTTTTTCCTCATCCAGTTGCTTTACTCTCTGCATGATGAAGGGCTTATCCGCTTTCAAAGCAACCGCTGGCAATGGGATGAACAAAAAATCCAGTCGCGGGAGATGAGCGATAACGTCATCGACCTGATGGTCAGCAAGATACAGAAACTGTCTCATGCGAGTCAGAAAGCTCTGCAGATGGCGGCCTGTATCGGCAGTCCTTTTGATCTCAATACCCTCGCCGTTGTCTTAGAACAGAGTCCTCACAGCACCACTGAAAACCTGATGGACGCCATGCGTGAAGGGTTGCTCATTCCGCTGGATATCAACTACTCAAGCCACTCAGGACTGCGCTTCGAACGTCACCGCTACCGCTTTGTACATGACCGGATTCAGCAGGCCGCCTACTCCCTGATTCCGGAAAGTCAGCGGCAACACCTGCACCTGCAGATCGGCCGGCTTTTGCAACAGCGTTTTCCTGATCAAAACAGCAGGCTGGTCTTTGAGATCACTAACCACCTGAACAGTGCCCGTAATCTTATTGAGTCCACTGCTGAGCTGACCGAGCTGGCATCGCTGAACTGCCAGTCCGGAACCCAGGCGCTGGATTCAGCGGCTTTCGATGCCGCTCAGGAGTATTTTCAGACAGGTATAGAGCTACTTCCCGAGAACAGTTGGCAACAGCATTACGAGCTGACCTTAACCCTCTATAAAAGTGGCGCCGAAGCCGCCTATATCCGCTCCCAGTATGAGCAGATGAACACGCTGATCGATGAGGTAATCCGCAACAGTGAAAACGAACTGGACCGGGTCAAAGTCTTCGAGATCAGAATTCAGTCGCATATCGCCAGAAACCAGTTCGACCAGGCGATGAAAGTCGCCCTGCAGGTGCTTAAACTGCTGGGGGTAGAGCTGCCATCAAAACCCAGCAAACGACATATCTGGCAAGGGGTTCTGAGAACGCAGTGGCTGCTGCAGCGACGCAACCGGGAGCAGATCATCAACGCATCACCGATGCAGGACCCCCGTGATCTGGCGGCCCTGTCGATTCTGGCCAGCATGTTCGGGGCGGTCAAGTTTTCCAGCTCCGCCCTGCGGCCACTGGTGATGGCCAAGGAGGTTGAGCTAACTCTCACCCGGGGAATGACGGCACATTCGCCCATGGCTTTTGCCGGTTATGGGGGCATTCTGTGTGGCAAATATTCAGCGATTGAGCAGGGCTATCAGTTAGGTTCCATCGCTATAGAGATCGATCAGCAACAGCCTGACCGGCTGCTGCATCATCGCACCATGTCACTGTTCGACTCTTATATACGGCACTGGAAAGAGCCACTGCAGAACTCACTGAGTTCGCTGATGGAAGGACATCAACAAGCGCTGAACTGCGGCGATATTGAGTGGGGCAGTTACAGTCTCGCGGCCTGGATTCAGTATGCGTTTACCCAGACTGAGAATTTCGCAGAGATTCAACCAACACTGGAAAACTACACCAACTCACTACTGCAATACGGGCAAAAACCGTCTATACAATACTCACTCCAGGCATTGCAGGCGATTGATAACCTGCTAGGAAAAAATGAAGACCCGACCCAGCTATTTGGTCGTTTTTTCAACCAGACGATGCTCAAAGAACACCACCATGAAGATCATCGCACTGCGATCGCCACCTATCACCACTATTGCTCGCTACTCTGCTTTATTTTTGAAGACTATCAACAGGCTAACTGGCATTGCGAAACAGGGGCCCCCTATCTGCCACATATTGTCGGCACCTATTCCTCTCCCTGTTTTGAATATATGACCGCTCTGTCCAGGCTCGCCCTGCTCTCTGATATCAGTATTCTCCAGCAAAGCCATAAGCTGAAACGTCCGCGCAACACGTTGCGTAAAGCAAAACGACTGGCAGGTCACTGCCCTGAAAACCATCAGCATTTTGCCTCATTGCTGCAAGCCGAGCTGTATCGGGCCACTGGCCAGTACCATAAAGCAATGGACTATTATGATGCTGCAATCAGCTCAGCTCAGCGTAACCATTTTTATCTGATGGCCGCCCTGGCCACAGAGATGGCTGGCAGATGCTATCTGGAGTGGGATAAACAAAATATTGCCAGCACTTATCTCAACGATGCCTGGAACGCATATAAGCGGTTGCAGGTAAAGCCAAAACTACAACAGTTACAAAACCGCTATCCGGAACTCTTTGCCAGTCGCAGTATCAGCAACAACGAAAAAAACCTGGCACTGACCAACGCTGATGACGGAGAAACGTTTTCTAATCAACAGCTGGATACCATCTCGGTAATCCGCTCCTCCCAGGCCATTTCCGATGAAATTGTACTGGAGAAACTGCTTGGCAGGCTGATGGCGCTGGCGCTGGAGAGTGCCGGAGCCCAGCGGGCAATTCTGATTCTCAAAGAGCGGGACGAATATTATATCGAAGCAGAAACCGAGCTGGATCAGCCACCCCGGTTCTTCAAGGGCCTCACCCTGGATGACTGCACTACGTTGCCGGCCAGTATTGTCCATTATGCCGCCCGTACCAAGGAGATCGTGGTCCTCAGTGATGCCCACACTCACGAGATGTTTATGCAGGATAGTTATCTGCGCCAGTATAAGCCCCGGTCATTACTCTGCATGCCGATCCTCTACCACGGAGAGCTGACCGCCCTGCTTTATCTGGAGAATAATGAAAGCCGCAATGTATTTGACCCATCCCGAATGGAAACCCTGCAAATTCTCTCGGCCCAGGCGGCCATCTCCATCGAAAACGCCAAGCTATACTCCAGCCTGGAACAGTCAGAACAGGAGTTTCGCTCACTGTTTGAAAACACCGTTGAAGCCATTTTCAGGGCCAGTGCGCAGGGGCATTTTATCTCCGCTAACCCGGCGCTGGCTGAACTGTTAGGCTATTCCAACCCACAGGAGTTTCTTCACACCATCACCGATATTGGCAGTCAGTGCTTTGCCAATAGCATCGATCTGCACAGTTTCCTCAATCAGTTATCTGCAGATAATCGGGTGCTCGGTTTCGAAACCGAGTGGCTGCGCCGCGATGGCACCCCGGTAAATGTATCCATCTCTGCTCGCCGGGAACTGGATGAGCAAGGCAATGTTGTCTATTACGAAGGTTCGCTGACCAATATCACCGAACGAAAAGCGAAAGAACAGGCACAGCTGAATCTACAGAAGTCAGAAGCCGCCAGTCAGGCGAAGTCTGAATTCCTGGCAACCATCAGCCACGAGATCAGAACGCCCATGAACGGCATTCTGGGGATGGCTCAGCTACTCAATAAAGGCAACCTTCTCCCTGATCAGCGAGAACAGGTCGAGGCGATCTACCAATCCGGTCAGAACCTCCTGTCAATCCTTAATGATGTCCTGGATTTCACCAAGGCAGAAGCGGGTCAGGTGGAACTGCACAACGCTCCCTTCTCCGTCAGGCAGGTGCTCAATGAACTGGAGTTGATGCTGCGGCCAATGACACTGGAAGAACGTCTGTCACTTGAACTGGCTATCAGTGACTCGCTTCCCGACAGGGTTTTCGGTGACCGACGCAGCCTGGTACAGGTATTGATGAACCTCTGCGCCAATGCCATTAAATTTACCCAGCAGGGTTACATTAAAATATTGGTCAACGCCCGTCAGAGTGATCAGACCGCCGAGATCCGCTTTACGGTTGAAGATAGTGGTATAGGTATTCCTGAAGAGTCGCACCACCGGATCTTCCAGCACTTCTCCCAGGCAGACTCCTCTATCACTCGCCGGTATGGTGGCACCGGTCTGGGACTTGCCATCAGTAAGAAAATGGTTGAACTGCAACAGGGCGAGATCGGTTTTAGCAGCATCGCGGGACACGGGAGTCAGTTCTGGTTCTCTATCCCCTATGCGTTAGCCACGACGGAACAAGAGACCAAAATACTCAGTCAGCCAGCCATCCAGGCTCCGGAACCACTCCATATTTTGCTGGTCGAGGATACGGTTATCAATCAACAGGTGGCGAAAGGACTGTTAGAAAGCGATGGCCATCGGGTCGAGATCGCCGAAAACGGTTATACCGCCCTGCAGAAACATGATCAGCACGACTATGATCTGGTACTGATGGATATCCACCTGCCGGATATGGATGGCATGGAAACCACCCGCAGAATCCGCCAGCATCACATGCCGGAAAAAGCCAATGTACGGGTGATCGCGCTGACCGCCAGTATTACCGAAGCGGAGATCAACAACTATCATGCAGCGGGGATTGATGCGGTGATTGGCAAACCATTGCAGTATACCGAGCTGCAACGGTTGTTGACTCAACAACCGTCAGCGCTTAAAAATACAGAGCTTAACCCTTCAGTACATAGTCCTTCAGATACGGTTATGACCATTCTCGATGAACATCTGGTTAGTCAGCATTGCAGCATGTTAGGCCGTGAGAAATTTATCCGTCTGCTTGATCAACTTGAACAGCAATGCCGCCAACTGACTGAGAAGATGCAGCAGGCATACGAGGCTGAGGATGTTAAGGCGATGCAAAGTTTCGCCCATCAGTTGGCGGGCGCAGCGGCTAATTTTGGTCTGAGAGCACTGGCCGTGCGGAGTAAAGCGATAGAAATGGATGAAGAAGTAATCACACCAGCCACCTGCGACGAACTGCAGAGCCTGGTGACTAGCGGTCTTGAGGCGCTGCGTCAGTTTAGTCAGCAGAGCGAAACCAGCGAATAG
- a CDS encoding aldehyde dehydrogenase family protein, which translates to MKEYSLMINGQKTAPQGGFFDVLNPATEAVVALCPQASVEQLDEAVSAAQACYESWQHSSDAERKKLLHDIADRIEANAAELAQIIVEEQGKPLFLAQMEVGGAVAWTRATAELEMPVDILEDSDTKRVEVHRKPLGVVGSITPWNWPLMIAVWHIMPAIRSGNTVVSKPSGLTPLNTIRLVEIINEVAPPGLVNVVTGESGIGSGMTRHPGIRKIVFTGSTPTGQTIMRGAADNLKRLTLELGGNDAGIVLPDADPAVVAEGIFQTAFLNMGQTCAALKRLYVHDSIYEELCEKLADVAAKQVMGNGLNEGVTFGPVQNRAQLNLVNELVEDARANGARIICGGSPMDGAGYFYPPTLVADVTDGCRLVDEEQFGPVLPIIRYSDVEDAIKRANAADVGLGGSVWSSDIAKATQIAGRLECGTAWVNGHAELLPYAPFGGCKMSGFGVEFGQEGLMEYTSAQVLNINK; encoded by the coding sequence ATGAAAGAGTATTCACTGATGATTAATGGTCAGAAGACCGCGCCTCAGGGTGGTTTTTTTGACGTTCTGAACCCGGCGACCGAAGCAGTGGTTGCTCTCTGCCCTCAGGCAAGTGTTGAACAGCTGGATGAAGCGGTCAGTGCCGCACAGGCATGTTATGAAAGCTGGCAGCACTCCAGCGATGCCGAGCGGAAAAAGTTGCTTCATGATATCGCTGATCGTATTGAGGCGAATGCTGCTGAGCTGGCACAGATTATCGTTGAGGAACAGGGTAAGCCGCTGTTTCTGGCACAGATGGAAGTCGGCGGCGCTGTTGCCTGGACCCGTGCGACCGCAGAGCTGGAAATGCCTGTGGATATTCTTGAAGACAGTGACACTAAACGGGTTGAGGTACATCGTAAGCCTCTCGGCGTCGTTGGCTCTATCACGCCGTGGAACTGGCCACTGATGATCGCTGTCTGGCATATCATGCCGGCGATTCGTTCCGGTAATACGGTGGTTTCTAAACCCTCCGGCCTGACACCGCTGAATACCATCCGTCTGGTGGAGATTATCAATGAAGTCGCGCCTCCAGGGCTGGTCAATGTCGTTACCGGTGAAAGTGGTATTGGCAGCGGTATGACCCGACATCCGGGCATCCGCAAAATTGTATTTACCGGATCGACCCCAACCGGGCAAACCATTATGCGCGGTGCCGCCGATAACCTTAAACGTCTGACTCTGGAACTGGGCGGAAATGATGCCGGTATCGTGTTGCCAGATGCTGATCCTGCGGTAGTTGCCGAGGGTATTTTCCAGACAGCGTTCCTCAATATGGGGCAAACCTGCGCCGCGTTGAAGCGTCTCTATGTGCACGACTCTATCTATGAAGAACTGTGTGAAAAACTGGCTGATGTCGCCGCTAAACAGGTGATGGGTAACGGTCTGAACGAGGGGGTGACTTTTGGGCCGGTACAGAACCGTGCTCAGCTGAATCTGGTAAACGAGCTGGTGGAAGATGCCCGCGCCAATGGTGCCCGGATTATCTGTGGTGGGTCGCCGATGGACGGTGCCGGATACTTTTATCCCCCGACGCTGGTTGCTGATGTGACTGACGGCTGTCGTCTGGTCGATGAGGAACAGTTCGGCCCGGTTTTGCCAATTATCCGTTACAGTGATGTTGAGGATGCGATCAAACGCGCCAATGCTGCAGACGTGGGGCTGGGTGGATCTGTCTGGTCGTCTGATATTGCTAAAGCGACTCAGATTGCCGGTCGTCTGGAGTGCGGTACCGCCTGGGTTAATGGTCATGCCGAGTTGCTGCCTTATGCGCCTTTCGGTGGCTGTAAGATGTCAGGCTTCGGCGTTGAGTTTGGTCAGGAAGGTCTGATGGAATACACCTCTGCGCAGGTTCTTAATATCAATAAATAA
- a CDS encoding group II truncated hemoglobin, which produces MSTPYELLGGESGVRALANELYKVMSQRTEASTIRAMHAKDTTEVAEKLFMFLSGWLGGPDLYFQKHGTVCLSSQHARFDIGSDERDQWLRCMDQALVNLNASDELIHMLKEPVFNLAEMMRNAE; this is translated from the coding sequence ATGTCTACTCCATACGAACTGCTAGGCGGTGAGAGCGGTGTCAGAGCGCTGGCGAATGAGCTTTACAAGGTGATGTCGCAACGCACTGAAGCCAGCACGATTCGCGCTATGCATGCAAAAGATACGACGGAGGTTGCCGAAAAACTGTTCATGTTTTTATCTGGCTGGCTGGGTGGCCCTGATCTCTATTTTCAAAAGCATGGGACGGTCTGTCTGTCGAGTCAGCACGCCAGGTTTGATATCGGCAGTGACGAACGGGACCAGTGGTTACGTTGCATGGATCAGGCACTGGTAAATCTGAATGCTTCAGATGAACTGATTCATATGTTGAAAGAGCCTGTTTTCAACCTGGCCGAGATGATGCGTAACGCTGAATAG
- a CDS encoding multidrug effflux MFS transporter, with product MKQIKQHHVSGEFVALMALLMCMVALSIDAVLPGLSPMASDLNVSDSNDIQLVIAIVYAGMAVGQLIYGFLADAKGRKVAISLGIMIFVLGSLVALFSDNLEMMLLGRFLQGLGAAGPRTITLAIIRDQYKGNEMARVLSLVMTVFIISPVIAPLIGQGILWLFGWRQIFIFLLGLAIVAWLWFWLRQPETLAVEDRVPFSVKETLRNLRRMVNERVAVYYVVALGFIFGAFIGFLNSVQPVLQGIYKMGAAFPLLFATLTISFAGASYLNSRLVMRFGTKRLALSAAVMVVLLSSVMYLIALMLQGVPPLWGLMIYLGITLFFVGLQFGNLNAMAMEPFGHIAGTASAVIGNVSTLLAVVSGTLVGQLLDGTVLPLVAGFGLLASGSALFIHRANVIHSQRPVELVKS from the coding sequence ATGAAACAGATAAAACAGCACCATGTGTCTGGAGAGTTTGTTGCCTTAATGGCGCTGCTGATGTGCATGGTGGCGCTTTCGATCGATGCGGTTTTGCCGGGACTGAGTCCGATGGCGTCAGACCTGAATGTCAGCGATAGCAATGATATTCAGCTGGTGATTGCGATTGTCTATGCCGGTATGGCTGTTGGGCAGTTAATCTATGGATTTCTGGCCGATGCGAAAGGGCGCAAAGTCGCTATCTCTCTGGGAATTATGATCTTTGTGCTCGGTAGCCTGGTGGCACTGTTTTCAGATAACCTGGAGATGATGCTGCTTGGCCGTTTTCTGCAGGGGCTCGGTGCTGCGGGACCCAGAACTATCACCCTGGCCATTATCCGCGATCAGTATAAAGGCAATGAAATGGCCCGGGTGCTGTCGCTGGTGATGACAGTCTTTATCATCTCTCCGGTGATAGCCCCGCTGATCGGTCAGGGGATACTGTGGCTGTTCGGTTGGCGACAGATCTTTATTTTCCTGCTGGGTTTAGCCATTGTTGCCTGGCTATGGTTCTGGTTAAGGCAACCGGAGACGCTGGCCGTTGAGGACAGAGTGCCATTTTCAGTAAAAGAGACCCTGAGAAATCTGCGGCGTATGGTGAACGAGCGCGTTGCGGTTTATTACGTCGTTGCTCTGGGGTTTATCTTCGGTGCATTTATCGGTTTTCTCAACTCCGTTCAGCCGGTTTTGCAAGGGATCTATAAGATGGGTGCTGCCTTCCCGCTATTATTCGCGACTCTGACTATTAGCTTTGCGGGTGCCTCATACCTGAATTCACGCTTAGTGATGCGCTTTGGCACGAAACGACTAGCGCTGAGTGCCGCTGTGATGGTGGTGTTGCTCTCGTCTGTTATGTATCTAATTGCATTGATGTTGCAGGGCGTTCCGCCGCTCTGGGGGTTGATGATCTACCTCGGGATAACACTGTTTTTTGTCGGGCTACAATTTGGTAATCTTAATGCCATGGCGATGGAGCCGTTCGGCCATATTGCAGGTACCGCATCGGCAGTGATTGGCAATGTCTCAACCCTGCTGGCGGTGGTGTCAGGCACCCTGGTGGGACAACTGCTTGATGGCACTGTGTTACCTTTAGTGGCGGGGTTTGGTTTATTGGCCAGTGGTTCTGCGCTGTTCATTCACAGAGCAAATGTCATTCACAGCCAGCGTCCTGTTGAATTAGTTAAGTCATAG
- a CDS encoding flavin reductase, giving the protein MSMQNFDVRDFRRALSQFPTGVTVITTNDQQGQPIGVTASSFNSVSVEPPLILWSIDKGAHSLAAFENSEHFAVNVLSRDQVDLSNRFASRGEDKFKDVLYGKGVGDSPLLNDYSAQFECKTWAVYEGGDHLILVGEVLDYRYNDSNLPLVFARGSYSVSSQHPSTVKYDAGDESGEFISDYLLYMLRESYNRFSSDLYPKLQAHGGVNPEEWRILAMLRDHGAMKTDDLAPLVMQPAVALIQTAEWMQDRGLVQLVDCSLSLLPAGISLADKLLDLAKQHEAEVLSALSDDQSRQLKNGLRAIMESRP; this is encoded by the coding sequence ATGAGTATGCAAAATTTTGATGTGCGCGATTTTCGCCGCGCGCTTTCGCAATTTCCGACCGGTGTTACGGTTATCACAACAAATGATCAGCAGGGCCAGCCGATCGGTGTGACCGCCAGCAGCTTCAACTCTGTGTCTGTTGAGCCACCTTTGATTTTGTGGAGTATTGATAAGGGCGCGCACAGTCTGGCGGCCTTTGAAAACTCGGAACACTTTGCCGTGAATGTACTGAGTCGGGATCAGGTTGATCTGTCTAATCGGTTTGCCAGCCGTGGCGAAGATAAGTTTAAAGATGTTCTCTATGGCAAAGGTGTCGGTGACAGTCCGCTGCTGAACGATTATTCAGCCCAGTTTGAATGTAAAACCTGGGCTGTGTATGAAGGGGGCGATCATCTGATTCTGGTGGGTGAGGTGCTGGATTATCGCTATAACGACAGCAACCTGCCACTGGTATTTGCCCGGGGGAGCTATTCCGTCTCCAGCCAGCATCCGTCCACGGTTAAATACGATGCCGGAGACGAGTCCGGAGAGTTTATCTCAGACTATCTGCTGTATATGTTGCGTGAGTCCTATAATCGCTTCAGTTCGGATCTTTATCCGAAGTTGCAGGCACACGGCGGTGTTAACCCGGAAGAGTGGCGCATACTGGCGATGCTCCGTGATCATGGTGCCATGAAAACCGATGATCTGGCTCCGTTAGTGATGCAGCCAGCAGTGGCGCTGATACAGACTGCTGAGTGGATGCAGGACCGGGGACTGGTTCAGTTGGTCGACTGTTCGCTTAGTTTGTTGCCTGCGGGTATCTCGCTGGCCGATAAACTGCTGGATCTGGCCAAGCAACACGAAGCTGAAGTCCTGAGCGCACTGTCTGATGATCAGTCCAGACAGTTGAAAAACGGCTTACGAGCGATTATGGAAAGCCGCCCTTAA